One window of the Cataglyphis hispanica isolate Lineage 1 chromosome 13, ULB_Chis1_1.0, whole genome shotgun sequence genome contains the following:
- the LOC126854110 gene encoding uncharacterized protein K02A2.6-like — protein MRPEYKGYAKRRDIHDLSDLLEEAAEFEGIEQKARELRKTPKGIAVSPAVATTYSREECFLLAMREGRNPHQGLPPAAGKRQPCREHYGRLPGDQHGVKYTPRPHLTVTVHGLPIHALLDSGSELSFINAETVEKMQQRGFETTLAESQIQMVDGAHAMTRGHIRAPFRLQGCTYTHVFTILPSLREAMLIGVDLWSRLELNIAPPRRPHLQRRYPTCGMTNGLATRTTEEDERLRKFLGSELPKFQAVTGPTPVAEHQIRLKNQVPIKQRYRPRNPAMQAIIDAEVEEMERAGVIEPSRSAWNSPIVVVRKKDGKHRFCIDFQKVNEVTEKDAYPLPQVTATLDKLRRARYLTTLDLKNGYWQVPLAPESDHRVYRTGEGVDAVPGYALWLAFRARYLPTPARFSHRSRARAERIRISRRHHRHQSNIRAASRTAGRSFPPPPRRPTPLEPGKMPLLRGPAQIFRARRRPHRNPHGPGEGQRGSRAEPRSIKQIRQFLGMASWYRRFIKDFSILAAPLTRLTKKNTRWTWREDEATAFQQLKDALTTAPVFACPDFNRRFFLQTDASTSGLGAVLTQYREDGERVIAYASRTLTGAEKNYSATELECLAVVWGIRRMRNYLEGYAFTVITDHQSLRWLKKLETPTGRLARWLFELQQFDYDIKYRRGTLNRVADALSRQPETIPPKTSGRCASRAKEGRTSCASSATRPPPDTGGSPKRSPGSPNGATGPGCSATSPDTSDSCPGCLAHKPLQQKPAGTMHATNISRPWEHVTIDLVGPLPRSRRGHTWLLVMQDRYSKWAELAPLRQATAKAVTGEIINRVILRHGRPDIIITDNGTQFKSAPLAARLKAFNIEHRTAPVRALHCNPVERTNRTIKTMIAQYVDRDHREWDEALPAVQFAYNTAVHDVTGYTPAFVNHGRELTSPAPALPRNPETPTPDTVQRRLQEAEQVVRINLARSFQRQERYYNLRRRQWRPQVGDEVWKREHPLSNKANAFNAKLALKFIGSLEVRRMISPVIADLRSRSGKWYQHVHIQDLKPAPKDNNNNRTETSDDASDYSDGENNENNNKQDK, from the exons ATGCGACCCGAATACAAGGGGTACGCGAAACGCCGCGATATTCACGACCTCAGCGATCTGCTCGAGGAGGCCGCCGAGTTTGAGGGCATCGAGCAGAAAGCCCGCGAGCTCCGAAAAACACCGAAAGGCATCGCGGTCTCACCCGCCGTTGCCACCACGTACAGCCGGGAGGAATGCT TTCTGCTCGCAATGCGGGAAGGACGGAATCCTCACCAAGGACTGCCACCCGCCGCCGGGAAACGCCAACCGTGCCGAGAACACTACGGCCGACTCCCGGGCGACCAGCACGGCGTAAAATACACGCCAAGGCCGCACTTGACCGTCACGGTCCACGGGCTCCCCATCCACGCTCTTCTGGACTCCGGCTCCGAACTATCCTTCATAAACGCCGAGACGGTCGAGAAGATGCAGCAACGGGGGTTCGAGACCACCCTCGCCGAAAGCCAAATCCAGATGGTCGACGGTGCGCATGCGATGACACGGGGTCACATCCGAGCGCCCTTCCGCCTGCAAGGGTGCACGTACACGCACGTGTTCACCATCCTACCGTCCCTCCGAGAGGCTATGCTCATCGGAGTGGATTTATGGAGCCGACTAGAGCTAAACATCGCCCCGCCACGACGACCGCATCTCCAGCGACGATATCCGACCTGCGGGATGACCAACGGCCTGGCCACTCGCACTACCGAGGAGGACGAACGCTTACGCAAGTTCCTGGGAAGCGAATTACCCAAATTCCAGGCCGTCACCGGACCAACACCGGTGGCCGAACACCAGATTCGCCTGAAAAACCAAGTGCCGATTAAACAACGGTATCGACCGCGCAACCCCGCCATGCAGGCCATTATCGACGCCGAAGTGGAGGAGATGGAAAGAGCCGGAGTTATCGAACCATCCAGAAGTGCGTGGAACTCACCCATAGTGGTCGTCCGGAAGAAGGATGGGAAGCACCGCTTCTGCATCGACTTCCAAAAGGTCAACGAAGTCACCGAGAAGGACGCCTACCCGTTACCACAAGTCACGGCCACGCTGGACAAGCTAAGGAGGGCCCGATATCTCACCACCCTAGATCTCAAAAACGGTTATTGGCAGGTACCACTCGCACCCGAGAGTGATCACCGCGTTTACCGTACCGGGGAAGGGGTTGATGCAGTTCCGGGTTATGCCCTTTGGCTTGCATTCCGCGCCCGCTACCTTCCAACGCCTGCTCGATTCAGTCATCGGTCCCGCGCTCGAGCCGAACGTATTCGTATATCTCGACGACATCATCGTCATCAGTCAAACATTCGAGCAGCATCTCGAACTGCTGGCCGAAGTTTTCCGCCGCCTCCGCGCCGCCCGACTCCGCTTGAACCCGGAAAAATGCCGCTTCTGCGTGGACCGGCTCAAATATTTAGGGCACGTCGTCGACCGCACCGGAATCCACACGGACCCGGAGAAGGTCAGCGCGGTAGCCGGGCGGAACCGCGTTCGATTAAACAAATCCGACAATTCCTGGGTATGGCCTCCTGGTACCGGCGGTTTATCAAAGACTTCTCGATCCTCGCCGCGCCCCTCACGCGCCTCACAAAAAAGAACACTCGCTGGACATGGCGGGAGGACGAGGCGACGGCCTTCCAACAGCTGAAGGACGCACTGACCACCGCGCCCGTGTTCGCGTGCCCAGACTTCAACCGCCGGTTCTTCCTGCAGACCGACGCGAGTACCAGCGGCCTTGGAGCCGTCCTGACACAATACCGCGAGGACGGGGAACGGGTGATCGCCTACGCGAGTCGCACACTGACCGGCGCCGAGAAGAACTATAGCGCGACAGAGCTCGAATGCCTCGCGGTCGTATGGGGCATCCGCCGGATGCGGAACTATTTAGAAGGCTACGCCTTCACCGTTATCACCGACCACCAGTCACTCCGTTGGCTCAAAAAATTGGAGACCCCGACCGGCCGCCTCGCCCGCTGGTTATTCGAGCTCCAACAATTTGATTATGATATCAAATACCGCCGCGGCACTCTCAATCGCGTAGCCGATGCTCTCTCTCGGCAGCCGGAA ACAATCCCACCGAAGACCAGTGGAAGATGTGCATCCCGCGCGAAAGAAGGGCGGACATCCTGCGCCAGTTCCGCGACGCGCCCACCGCCGGACACGGGGGGGTCGCCAAAACGATCGCCCGGATCGCCGAACGGTGCTACTGGCCCGGGATGTTCCGCGACATCGCCCGATACGTCCGACAGTTGCCCGGGTTGCCTCGCCCACAAGCCGCTGCAACAAAAACCGGCCGGAACGATGCACGCGACGAACATAAGCCGCCCCTGGGAGCATGTCACTATCGACCTCGTCGGCCCGCTACCCAGATCCCGTCGCGGCCACACGTGGCTCCTGGTCATGCAGGACCGCTATTCAAAGTGGGCCGAACTTGCGCCGCTCCGACAAGCCACCGCCAAGGCGGTAACCGGCGAGATCATAAACCGGGTGATCTTGCGACACGGCCGCCCCGACATCATCATTACCGACAACGGGACGCAATTTAAATCAGCGCCCCTGGCCGCCCGTCTCAAAGCGTTTAACATAGAGCATCGCACCGCGCCCGTACGCGCCCTGCATTGTAACCCGGTGGAGCGCACAAACCGGACGATCAAAACGATGATCGCCCAATACGTAGACCGCGACCACCGGGAATGGGACGAAGCGCTACCGGCAGTCCAATTCGCGTACAACACCGCCGTACACGACGTCACCGGATATACGCCGGCGTTCGTAAACCACGGCCGCGAATTAACGTCGCCCGCCCCGGCCCTTCCCCGAAACCCAGAAACCCCGACGCCCGACACCGTCCAACGCCGACTCCAGGAAGCCGAGCAGGTCGTCCGGATAAATCTGGCCAGAAGTTTCCAGAGACAAGAGCGATATTACAACCTCCGACGGAGGCAGTGGCGACCGCAAGTGGGCGATGAGGTGTGGAAACGAGAGCACCCGCTGTCGAATAAGGCGAACGCCTTCAACGCCAAGCTCGCACTAAAGTTCATCGGATCGCTGGAGGTACGTCGGATGATCTCGCCCGTAATCGCCGATCTCCGAAGTAGGAGCGGGAAATGGTACCAACATGTACACATACAAGACCTGAAACCCGCTCCGAAAgataacaacaacaacagaACGGAGACCTCCGACGACGCTAGCGATTACAGCGACGGGGAGAACAACGAAAACAACAATAAACAGGATAAATAG
- the LOC126854111 gene encoding piggyBac transposable element-derived protein 4-like: MFETEVIDSENENNVHRCKRRRRNNICSTSESEAELIDDNTTDTQCNTTWTSKNYAPTIHKFSSENSGLKKEIGRSSKIIDYFELFFYEELVEYIVDETNYYSAQKSNNNMGTQKNTTLEEMYCFFALSLLMTRNKKLTLHEYWSTDKFLHSSIFSEVMTRDRYLWILQMIHFTRQQGPADNRLYKISDLINMLRKSFCEIFYPYEKVCIDESLMLYKGRLSFKQYIPSKRNRFGIKSYILCDCKTGYVQDLIVYEGKSTVTESDISGIGKSGAIVLSLLQPYLGQGHTLYTDNFYSSPALFNFLHDNYTNACGTVKKRRQGMPKMEEGLEKGKACFRVAKNLLAIKWMDKKEVYMISTIHTVNFEASRILKYRDMEGNRVSRGLFAS, from the coding sequence ATGTTTGAAACTGAAGTAATCGAttctgaaaatgaaaataatgtccACCGGTGTAAAAGACGAcggagaaataatatatgcagcACTTCAGAATCAGAAGCAGAGTTAATTGACGATAATACAACGGACACCCAGTGCAACACAACATGGACATCGAAAAATTATGCACCAAcgattcataaattttcctcAGAAAATTCAGGACTGAAGAAGGAAATAGGAAGATCGtcaaaaattatcgattatttcgaactatttttttatgaagagcTCGTAGAATATATTGTAGATGAGACCAATTATTACTCGGCTCAAAAGAGCAATAACAACATGGGCACTCAAAAAAACACGACACTAGAAGAAATGTACTGTTTCTTTGCGTTGTCACTACTCATGACacgtaataaaaaactaaCGTTACACGAGTATTGGAGTAcggataaatttttacacagTAGTATTTTTAGTGAAGTAATGACCAGAGATCGGTATCTTTGGATACTACAGATGATACATTTTACCCGTCAACAAGGGCCTGCTGATAATcgtctatataaaataagtgacCTAATAAACATGCTACGAAAATCGTTCTGCGAGATATTTTATCCATATGAAAAAGTTTGCATTGATGAAAGCTTGATGTTATATAAAGGTCGGCTGTCCTTCAAGCAGTACATTCCCTCGAAAAGGAATCGATTTGGAATAAAATCATACATACTCTGTGATTGTAAAACAGGCTATGTCCAAGATCTTATAGTTTACGAAGGAAAGTCAACTGTTACAGAAAGTGACATCAGCGGAATTGGAAAATCAGGTGCAATTGTTTTATCGCTCTTGCAACCATATTTAGGCCAAGGTCACACACTATACACTGATAACTTTTATTCAAGCCCAgcattatttaactttttacacGATAACTATACGAATGCATGCGGCACTGTCAAGAAAAGACGTCAAGGAATGCCGAAGATGGAAGAGGGACTGGAAAAAGGAAAAGCATGTTTTCGTGTAGCAAAAAACTTGCTAGCGATAAAGTGGATGGACAAAAAAGAAGTCTATATGATTTCCACTATACATACTGTAAATTTTGAAGCATCGAGAATTTTGAAGTATCGAGATATGGAGGGGAACAGAGTGTCCAGAGGCCTATTTGCATCATAG
- the LOC126854112 gene encoding uncharacterized protein LOC126854112, with the protein MRAGCHIKLPQEIMKKKAVINMQFNDNACFAWSVVAALYPVERNSERESSYLHYTAVLNLQDIEFPVTVNQIKKFERANDISINVYCLEEKNIVPIRLSELKRDKHINLFYVQDPRDDNVGHFAWIKNLSRLVSSQLSKKEHRKYICDRCLHYFESNNKLQSHTIDCQQMNECAIRLPSEKDKWLEFNNYNRKELLPFVVYADLECMLKKTNNDPIMSTYTFQHHEVFSVAYYIHCAYDETLSAYYSRRNVDCITWFVEELKNLAHRVKNIIFANVPMVTLSHEQCETFRSATHCHICEKPFAPDDTRVRDHCHSTGRYRGPAHSNCNLNYKDSFYIPIVFHNLSGYDSHFIIREIATAFEGRIDVLPITKEKYISFTKNVKLAEEKNHIKLRFIDSYKFLSASLDKLASFLNKDKFKILKSKFQNEDNFNLLTRKGIFPYEYIDCVDRLKDTCLPPRDSFHNSLTGDTVSESDYAHAKTVWKRFSIRTLGEYSDLYLKTDVLLLADIFENFAKVALKVMASTPRIITLCQVSHGMPC; encoded by the exons atGCGTGCAGGATGTCACATAAAATTACCGcaagaaataatgaagaagaaaGCGGTAATAAACATGCAATTTAACGACAATGCGTGTTTTGCATGGTCTGTGGTTGCTGCTCTATATCCAGTTGAAAGAAATTCAGAACGAGAATCATCGTATTTACATTATACGGCAGTGCTGAATCTCCAAGACATTGAGTTTCCAGTGACTgtgaatcaaattaaaaaatttgaacgtGCCAATGATATCtccataaatgtatattgccTCGAAGAAAAGAACATTGTCCCGATTCGACTGAGCGAGctaaagagagataaacacATCAACTTGTTTTACGTGCAAGATCCACGGGACGACAACGTCGGACATTTTGCATGGATCAAGAATTTATCCCGGCTCGTGAGCTCGCAATTGAGCAAGAAAGagcacagaaaatatatttgtgatcg ATGTTTACACTATTTTGAATCCAACAACAAGTTGCAGTCGCACACGATAGATTGCCAACAAATGAACGAGTGCGCCATCCGGTTACCGAGCGAGAAGGATAAATGGCTCGAGTTCAACAATTACAACAGGAAAGAGCTGCTGCCTTTTGTCGTATACGCCGACTTAGAGTGCATGCTGAAGAAGACTAACAATGATCCGATAATGTCTACATACACATTTCAACATCACGAGGTATTTAGCGTagcttattatatacattgcgcGTACGATGAAACATTATCCGCGTATTATTCTCGCCGTAATGTCGATTGTATCACGTGGTTTGTCGaagaacttaaaaatttagcgcaccgtgtaaaaaatataatattcgcgaATGTTCCTATGGTAACTCTCTCACACGAACAGTGTGAGACATTTCGCAGCGCAACGCATTGCCATATTTGCGAGAAACCATTCGCGCCGGACGATACACGAGTACGCGATCATTGTCATTCGACCGGGCGATACCGAGGTCCCGCGCATtcgaattgtaatttaaattataaagactctttttacattccaatagtttttcataatttatccgGTTATgattcacattttattatcaggGAAATAGCTACAGCTTTCGAAGGGAGAATTGACGTATTACcgataacgaaagaaaaatatatatcttttacaaaaaatgttaaacttgcagaagaaaaaaatcatatcaaattgcgttttatagattcatataaatttctttcggcCAGCCTTGACAAATTagcatcttttttaaataaagataaattcaaaattttaaaatcaaaatttcaaaatgaagacaatttcaatttattaacacGGAAGGGTATCTTTCCGTACGAATATATTGACTGCGTAGACAGGTTGAAAGATACGTGTTTACCACCGCGCGATTCATTTCACAATTCTTTAACCGGTGACACTGTATCCGAGAGCGATTACGCGCACGCCAAGACTGTCTGGAAGCGGTTCTCCATTCGAACGCTAGGCGAATACAgcgatctttatttaaaaacagatgTCTTGTTATTagcagatatttttgaaaatttcgcgAAAGTTGCATTAAAAGTTATGGCCTCGACTCCGCGTATTATTACACTTTGCCAGGTTTCACATGGGATGCCATGTTGa